A single region of the Thermoanaerobaculum aquaticum genome encodes:
- a CDS encoding ribonuclease HII: MDEAGRGALAGPLFVAAVILPFPCAVSGIDDSKKLAPARRRQLAAEIKKAAVAFSIVRREAFEVDRLNVAEATRQAMEEAVLALKPSPHCVVSDAVKLPGLALPVIVEAKADARYLCVAAASILAKVARDEVMEELGRQFPEYGWAENKGYPTPQHLRALGHHGPSPWHRKSYAPVRMVVSKQEW; the protein is encoded by the coding sequence GTGGATGAGGCGGGTCGTGGCGCCCTGGCGGGACCTCTGTTTGTGGCGGCGGTGATTTTGCCTTTCCCCTGCGCAGTCTCCGGCATCGATGATTCCAAAAAACTGGCGCCTGCCCGGCGTCGGCAGCTGGCCGCGGAAATCAAAAAAGCCGCAGTGGCGTTTTCGATAGTCCGGAGGGAAGCCTTTGAGGTGGACCGCCTCAACGTTGCCGAGGCTACCCGTCAAGCCATGGAGGAAGCGGTTTTAGCGCTTAAACCCTCGCCCCACTGTGTGGTTTCCGACGCGGTCAAGCTGCCGGGGCTGGCGCTGCCGGTGATAGTGGAGGCCAAGGCCGACGCCCGCTACCTTTGCGTGGCCGCTGCTTCGATTCTCGCCAAGGTGGCCAGGGACGAGGTCATGGAGGAGCTGGGCCGCCAGTTTCCCGAATACGGCTGGGCGGAGAACAAGGGCTACCCCACGCCCCAACATTTGCGGGCTTTGGGTCACCATGGACCCAGCCCTTGGCATCGGAAAAGCTATGCGCCCGTGCGCATGGTAGTATCAAAGCAGGAGTGGTAA
- the rplS gene encoding 50S ribosomal protein L19 produces MDIRKLEESWLRTDIPEFGPGDTVRVHVKVREGDKERIQVFEGVVLGRRGGGIRETFTVRKVSYGVGVERVFPVHSPHIDKIEVVRHAKVRRAKLYYLRNLKGKAARLTEDLNRR; encoded by the coding sequence ATGGATATCCGCAAGCTTGAGGAGAGTTGGCTGCGCACGGACATTCCTGAGTTCGGGCCCGGAGACACGGTTCGGGTCCACGTCAAGGTGCGCGAGGGCGACAAGGAGAGGATTCAGGTTTTTGAGGGCGTGGTGCTGGGCCGGCGGGGCGGTGGCATCCGTGAAACCTTTACGGTGCGCAAAGTGTCCTACGGTGTGGGTGTGGAGCGGGTGTTTCCCGTGCATTCCCCCCACATTGACAAGATCGAAGTGGTGCGGCACGCCAAGGTTCGCCGGGCCAAGCTTTACTACTTGCGCAACCTGAAGGGGAAGGCAGCGCGCCTCACCGAAGACTTGAACCGGAGGTAA
- the trmD gene encoding tRNA (guanosine(37)-N1)-methyltransferase TrmD: MRCDILTLFPAPVEAYLAVGILGKAIAAGILDVRVHDLRRWAINRYGQVDDEVYGGGPGMAIMAPVAVRAVEEVTAGEQARVILPDPRGRVFTQEVAKELAGERRLVFLCGRYEGFDARVAEVLKADEISIGDYVVSGGELPALVILDAVARQVRGVVGDPDSVVQDSFTQGLLDFPVYTRPREFRGLSVPEVLLSGDHQKVADYRTEVSLRLTLLRRPELLLRHFFELPKELRQKARKLAQELGVSGLPEEPS, encoded by the coding sequence ATGCGCTGTGACATCCTCACGCTTTTCCCAGCGCCGGTAGAAGCCTACCTGGCGGTGGGGATCTTGGGCAAGGCGATAGCAGCCGGCATCCTCGACGTGCGCGTCCACGACCTGCGCCGTTGGGCCATCAACCGCTACGGGCAAGTGGACGACGAGGTTTACGGTGGCGGGCCCGGCATGGCCATCATGGCTCCGGTGGCGGTGCGGGCAGTGGAGGAGGTCACCGCCGGGGAGCAAGCTCGGGTCATCCTCCCCGATCCCCGGGGGCGGGTTTTTACTCAAGAGGTGGCCAAGGAACTGGCAGGCGAGCGGCGGCTGGTGTTTTTGTGCGGACGCTACGAGGGCTTTGACGCCCGGGTGGCCGAGGTCCTCAAGGCGGACGAAATCTCCATCGGTGATTACGTGGTTTCCGGGGGCGAGCTGCCGGCCCTGGTCATCCTGGATGCGGTGGCGCGACAGGTGCGGGGGGTGGTGGGGGATCCCGATTCAGTGGTTCAGGATTCCTTTACCCAGGGGCTTCTGGACTTTCCGGTGTACACCCGACCCCGGGAGTTTCGGGGGCTTTCGGTGCCGGAGGTGCTGCTTTCCGGGGATCATCAGAAGGTCGCGGACTACCGCACGGAGGTCTCCTTGCGGTTGACGCTTTTACGCCGCCCGGAGCTGTTGCTCCGCCACTTCTTTGAGCTGCCAAAAGAGCTTCGCCAAAAGGCCCGAAAGCTGGCCCAGGAGCTGGGGGTTTCCGGCTTGCCCGAAGAGCCGTCCTAA
- the rimM gene encoding ribosome maturation factor RimM (Essential for efficient processing of 16S rRNA): MSRPTRFLAVGRVRKPHGVHGELLVEILTDFPQRLAVGVSVGVGQAEPEQFFTVKSVRLHKGAWLLKLSECTRREQADSFREQYLFLPEQEREALPANYYYEHELAGLRCLLLDGREAGTVQRLEAGPAGAWLVVLQGEREVLVPFVSPIVVRVDLEQGCVLLDPPEGLLFGDAL; encoded by the coding sequence GTGTCCCGCCCCACTCGCTTTCTGGCCGTGGGGCGGGTGCGGAAACCCCACGGGGTTCACGGCGAGCTGCTGGTGGAAATCCTCACGGATTTCCCCCAGCGGCTAGCGGTGGGGGTTTCTGTGGGTGTGGGCCAGGCAGAGCCCGAGCAGTTCTTTACCGTCAAATCGGTGCGCCTGCACAAGGGCGCTTGGCTTTTGAAGCTTTCGGAGTGCACCCGCCGGGAGCAGGCGGATAGCTTTCGCGAACAGTACCTGTTTCTCCCCGAACAAGAGCGGGAGGCCCTGCCGGCCAACTACTACTACGAGCACGAGCTGGCCGGCTTGCGTTGCCTGTTGCTGGACGGTCGGGAGGCCGGCACCGTACAGCGCCTGGAGGCGGGGCCGGCGGGGGCGTGGCTGGTGGTGCTGCAAGGGGAACGGGAGGTGCTGGTGCCGTTCGTTTCCCCCATCGTGGTGCGGGTGGACTTAGAGCAGGGCTGTGTGCTCCTGGACCCCCCGGAAGGCCTCCTTTTTGGCGATGCGCTGTGA
- a CDS encoding KH domain-containing protein — protein MKQLVEQIAKSLVDNPDKVQVREVTGEQTTVLELRVAPEDLGKVIGKQGKTARAIRTILAAAGMKMRKRYMLEILE, from the coding sequence ATGAAGCAGCTTGTGGAGCAGATCGCTAAATCGTTAGTGGACAATCCGGACAAGGTGCAGGTGCGCGAGGTCACGGGTGAGCAAACCACCGTTCTTGAACTGCGCGTGGCCCCGGAGGACTTGGGCAAGGTCATCGGCAAGCAGGGCAAGACGGCCCGCGCCATCCGCACGATTTTGGCGGCCGCCGGCATGAAGATGCGCAAGCGCTACATGCTGGAAATCCTCGAGTAG
- the rpsP gene encoding 30S ribosomal protein S16 yields MIKIRLRRMGSNRRPTYRIVVSDDRRTPQAAFLEEVGFYNPRVEPPEIRLNKERVEYWLARGAQMSETVASLYKRARS; encoded by the coding sequence ATGATCAAGATTCGGTTGCGGCGCATGGGTTCGAACAGGAGGCCAACGTACCGTATTGTGGTTTCCGACGATCGCCGGACACCCCAGGCGGCTTTTCTGGAAGAGGTGGGCTTTTACAACCCGCGGGTGGAACCGCCGGAGATCCGTTTGAACAAGGAAAGGGTCGAGTACTGGCTGGCGCGGGGGGCGCAAATGTCCGAAACCGTAGCTAGCCTTTACAAGCGGGCTCGTTCGTGA
- the ffh gene encoding signal recognition particle protein, whose translation MLEAVSERLQSVLKKLRGEGHITERHLDEALGEIRRALLAADVALPVVKDFVARVREKALGQEVLTSLSPGQQITKIVHDELTRLLGGEAQPLRLKGFPAPIMLVGLQGTGKTTSAAKLALFIRQKLGKHVLLVPADTQRPAAREQLEQLGRQMGLPVLSTHGESSPEAIVRNALVEARRKGFEVVVVDTAGRLHVDEELMAELERVAEILQPSELFLVADAMTGQDAVRQAQAFGGRLKLTGVILTKLDGDARGGAALSVASITHVPVRFAGTGEKPGDFELFHPDRMASRILGMGDVLTLVEKAQEAFDAKKAAELERKLAKEGFDLEDFLEQLRELRKGGLFAAMMDLLPGVKKLKAQASPDERQLKRMEAIICSMTREERRRPEIINGSRRRRIARGAGTSVEEVNRLLRQWAQTKKLMRSMQGKDPRRVLRGLGL comes from the coding sequence GTGCTGGAAGCGGTTTCCGAACGTTTACAAAGCGTTCTCAAGAAGCTACGGGGCGAAGGGCACATCACCGAACGCCACCTGGACGAGGCGCTGGGGGAAATCCGTCGGGCGCTTTTGGCGGCCGATGTGGCGCTGCCGGTGGTTAAGGACTTCGTGGCCAGGGTGAGGGAAAAGGCTTTGGGACAGGAGGTGCTGACCTCCCTGAGCCCAGGCCAGCAGATCACCAAGATCGTGCACGACGAGCTCACCCGGCTCCTGGGAGGCGAGGCCCAACCGCTTCGCCTTAAGGGCTTTCCCGCCCCCATCATGCTGGTGGGGCTGCAGGGCACGGGGAAGACCACCTCAGCGGCCAAGCTGGCGCTTTTCATCCGGCAGAAGCTGGGCAAACACGTGCTTTTGGTGCCGGCCGATACGCAGCGGCCAGCGGCCCGCGAGCAGCTGGAGCAGCTGGGCCGTCAGATGGGCCTGCCGGTGCTTTCCACCCACGGGGAGTCCTCCCCCGAAGCTATTGTCCGCAACGCCTTAGTGGAAGCCCGGCGCAAGGGGTTCGAGGTGGTGGTGGTGGACACCGCCGGGCGCCTGCACGTGGACGAGGAGCTCATGGCGGAGCTGGAGCGGGTGGCCGAGATCCTGCAACCCAGCGAGCTTTTCCTGGTGGCCGACGCCATGACCGGTCAGGACGCCGTGCGGCAGGCGCAGGCTTTTGGCGGAAGGCTCAAGCTCACGGGGGTGATCCTCACCAAGCTGGACGGCGATGCCCGGGGAGGCGCCGCGCTTTCGGTGGCCAGCATCACCCATGTACCCGTGCGCTTTGCCGGAACCGGCGAAAAGCCTGGGGATTTCGAGCTCTTTCACCCCGACCGCATGGCTTCCCGCATCCTCGGCATGGGGGACGTGCTCACCCTGGTGGAAAAGGCCCAGGAGGCCTTTGATGCCAAAAAGGCGGCCGAGCTCGAGCGCAAGCTGGCCAAGGAAGGTTTCGATCTGGAGGACTTCCTGGAGCAACTGCGGGAACTGAGGAAAGGTGGGCTTTTTGCCGCCATGATGGACCTGCTCCCCGGGGTGAAGAAGCTCAAGGCGCAAGCTTCCCCCGACGAGCGGCAGCTCAAACGCATGGAAGCCATCATTTGCTCCATGACCAGGGAGGAACGCCGACGGCCGGAAATCATCAACGGCTCTCGCCGCCGGCGCATTGCCCGGGGCGCCGGGACCAGCGTGGAAGAGGTCAACCGCCTCCTGCGTCAGTGGGCGCAAACCAAAAAGCTCATGCGCAGCATGCAGGGTAAGGACCCCAGGCGGGTGTTGCGCGGTTTGGGGCTTTGA
- a CDS encoding sensor histidine kinase, with the protein MGDISLFSAAGPFWLKKLDETRVLLLLENGEKLELDCEPPLPSPTPPGFAVTLMRGGERYSLHVFAVPENSELLLGVSAGWALQWCSDCIEELVNHIAHDLRNLTFTASLQAEIAQRQAKEASPHLETILSQLGRVQQYLERLLLYGRKPRVSLSTLNVEAFVQEKLRALRHRWPANQPPLSFRVHTAAEAGVARWDPQLMGAALDAVLENAAQASPQGTEVEVMVSGSADEVTLEVRDHGPGIPPEVLPRVFFPMAVRRPQGMGLGLATAKKLVEAHGGKLELSSSPQGTTVRLVLPREARLA; encoded by the coding sequence ATGGGCGACATTAGCTTGTTTTCGGCTGCGGGCCCCTTTTGGCTCAAAAAGCTCGACGAAACCCGGGTCTTGCTGCTCCTGGAGAACGGGGAAAAACTGGAGCTGGACTGCGAACCGCCGTTGCCTTCCCCTACCCCGCCGGGTTTTGCTGTCACCCTCATGCGCGGCGGGGAGCGCTACTCCCTGCACGTTTTTGCCGTGCCGGAAAACTCGGAGCTCCTTTTGGGGGTGAGCGCCGGCTGGGCCCTGCAGTGGTGCAGCGACTGCATCGAGGAGCTGGTCAACCACATTGCCCACGACCTCCGCAATCTGACCTTCACCGCTTCATTGCAAGCGGAAATTGCCCAGCGTCAAGCAAAAGAGGCAAGCCCCCACCTGGAAACCATCCTCTCCCAGCTGGGAAGAGTCCAGCAGTACCTGGAGCGTTTGCTTTTGTACGGGCGCAAACCCCGGGTTTCCCTTTCCACCCTCAACGTGGAGGCCTTCGTTCAGGAAAAGCTCCGGGCCCTCCGCCACCGCTGGCCGGCCAACCAGCCCCCCCTGAGCTTTCGGGTGCACACCGCTGCGGAAGCCGGGGTCGCCCGCTGGGATCCCCAGCTCATGGGCGCAGCGCTGGACGCCGTTTTGGAAAACGCGGCCCAGGCCAGCCCTCAGGGCACAGAAGTGGAGGTGATGGTTTCGGGGAGCGCCGATGAGGTGACGCTGGAGGTCCGCGACCACGGCCCCGGCATCCCTCCGGAGGTTTTGCCCAGGGTGTTTTTCCCCATGGCCGTGCGTCGCCCCCAGGGCATGGGCCTTGGTTTGGCCACCGCCAAAAAGCTGGTGGAAGCCCACGGCGGCAAGCTGGAGCTCTCCTCTTCCCCCCAAGGCACCACCGTCCGCCTGGTGCTGCCGCGGGAGGCTCGTCTTGCCTGA
- a CDS encoding RluA family pseudouridine synthase encodes MPEAGVTRYLVDPGLSGLRLDQGLAQLTGLSRRRAKTLVAEGWVWLNGRACRVESKVLQVGDVVDVLPVPDPLRPPQPLPPPLPVLYEDGWLVAVNKPPGMLTQPAPERLPGELSTVEHLALQLSYREGHRVELKVVHRLDRIASGLVLFAKHHDAAAALSRLFAGRSVDKVYLAVVSGHPPAETTINAPIAPDPLLPGRFRVGAGGKKAATRLRLVARGDGVFLVEVRPLTGRTHQLRVHLQSIGCPIVGDTLYGSQTEAPRPMLHAFGLSLPHPRGGQKLQLTAPVPLDFLAFCRSHGLALPEAEEAVTPAPLSSSGS; translated from the coding sequence TTGCCTGAAGCTGGCGTCACCCGTTACCTGGTGGACCCAGGCCTTTCCGGCCTCCGACTGGACCAGGGGCTGGCGCAGCTTACCGGCCTTTCCCGGCGGCGGGCCAAAACGCTCGTGGCCGAGGGGTGGGTGTGGCTCAACGGCCGGGCGTGCCGGGTGGAGTCCAAGGTGCTGCAGGTGGGCGATGTGGTGGACGTTTTGCCCGTTCCCGACCCGCTGCGCCCTCCCCAGCCGCTGCCTCCGCCGCTACCGGTGCTCTATGAGGACGGCTGGCTGGTGGCGGTGAACAAACCCCCGGGGATGCTCACCCAGCCGGCCCCGGAGCGGCTCCCCGGGGAGCTTTCGACGGTGGAGCACCTGGCGCTGCAGCTCTCCTACCGGGAGGGGCACCGGGTGGAGCTCAAGGTGGTGCACCGCCTGGATCGCATTGCCAGTGGGTTGGTGCTGTTTGCCAAGCACCACGATGCTGCCGCCGCTCTTTCCCGCCTCTTTGCCGGGCGCTCGGTGGACAAGGTGTACCTGGCGGTGGTCAGCGGCCATCCCCCCGCGGAAACCACCATCAACGCCCCCATTGCTCCCGACCCTTTGCTTCCCGGACGCTTCCGGGTGGGAGCGGGGGGCAAGAAAGCCGCCACCAGGCTGCGGCTCGTGGCCCGCGGGGATGGCGTTTTTCTGGTTGAGGTGCGGCCCCTCACCGGCCGCACCCACCAGCTGCGGGTGCACCTGCAATCCATTGGCTGCCCCATCGTGGGGGACACCCTTTACGGCTCGCAAACCGAGGCCCCCCGGCCCATGCTCCACGCTTTCGGGCTTTCCCTGCCCCACCCCAGGGGTGGCCAAAAGCTGCAGCTTACAGCCCCAGTGCCTCTGGATTTTCTAGCCTTCTGTCGCTCCCATGGGCTTGCTCTGCCGGAGGCCGAGGAGGCCGTTACTCCAGCTCCTCTTTCAAGCTCCGGGTCATAA
- a CDS encoding NAD(P)H-dependent glycerol-3-phosphate dehydrogenase: protein MKVAVVGGGSWGTALSVHCARAGHEVVLWAREPEVVEGVNRERRNPLFLPEVTLPPGLTAEGDVAQAVSAAEVVFFVVPVQFARGVLREMKAALPVQAVLVSASKGIEVASLSRMDEVVAQELGLEPERFVALSGPTFAREVAAGLPAAAVLAGRSPSSLRMLQEAFSTPSFRLYRSADVVGVELAGALKNVIAIAGGMATGLGLGHNALAALLTRGLHEIARLGVRLGGQPETFRGLAGMGDLVLTCTGALSRNRAVGERLGRGEPLEQVLSGREVAEGVPTARAAAALARKNQVEMPITFAVEAILDQRLSPREAVTALMTRSLKEELE from the coding sequence ATGAAGGTGGCGGTGGTGGGCGGCGGGTCCTGGGGGACCGCGCTTTCCGTGCACTGTGCCCGGGCCGGCCATGAGGTGGTGCTGTGGGCCCGGGAACCTGAGGTGGTGGAGGGGGTCAATCGGGAAAGGCGCAACCCGCTTTTCCTCCCGGAGGTGACGCTGCCCCCAGGGCTTACCGCTGAAGGCGATGTGGCGCAGGCGGTGAGCGCCGCCGAGGTGGTTTTTTTTGTGGTGCCGGTGCAGTTTGCCCGAGGGGTGCTGCGGGAAATGAAAGCGGCCCTGCCTGTGCAAGCGGTGCTGGTTTCAGCCAGCAAGGGCATTGAGGTGGCGAGCCTTTCCCGCATGGACGAAGTGGTGGCCCAGGAGCTGGGTCTTGAACCCGAAAGGTTCGTGGCGCTTTCCGGTCCCACCTTTGCCCGGGAGGTGGCGGCGGGTTTGCCGGCGGCAGCGGTGTTGGCGGGGCGCTCTCCGTCATCGCTCAGGATGCTGCAGGAGGCTTTTTCCACCCCCTCCTTCCGCCTGTACCGTTCCGCCGATGTGGTGGGTGTGGAGCTGGCCGGAGCCCTGAAGAACGTTATTGCCATTGCCGGTGGCATGGCCACCGGCTTGGGGCTCGGTCACAACGCCCTGGCGGCGCTGCTGACCCGCGGTCTTCACGAAATTGCCCGCCTGGGCGTGCGCTTGGGCGGCCAGCCGGAAACCTTCCGCGGGCTTGCCGGCATGGGGGACCTGGTGTTGACCTGCACTGGCGCGTTATCCCGAAACCGCGCGGTGGGGGAGCGCTTGGGTCGCGGCGAGCCTTTGGAGCAGGTCCTCTCCGGCAGGGAGGTGGCGGAGGGGGTGCCCACCGCCCGAGCGGCTGCGGCTTTGGCGCGGAAAAACCAGGTGGAGATGCCCATTACATTTGCAGTGGAAGCCATCCTGGACCAGCGGTTGTCCCCCCGGGAGGCGGTGACCGCGCTTATGACCCGGAGCTTGAAAGAGGAGCTGGAGTAA
- the plsY gene encoding glycerol-3-phosphate 1-O-acyltransferase PlsY, whose amino-acid sequence MRGLVLLAAYLLGSIPFAYLVVRLRAGMDIRTQGSGTVGATNASRVLGLGWGLAVMLLDVGKGLLAVWLATRITGNPAWHAAALCSAAVGHCFPLWLSFHGGKGLATTGGGLLLLSPLSLALSFGVWLLGLLAFRVVAVASSLTVALLPVVFWYVKKPSLLAELPVVVLSVVLLFKHAPNLRRWVRGEEPKVGGKP is encoded by the coding sequence ATGAGGGGCCTGGTGCTCCTGGCCGCTTACCTTTTGGGTTCCATCCCGTTTGCCTACCTTGTGGTGCGCTTGCGCGCTGGGATGGACATCCGCACTCAGGGCTCCGGAACCGTAGGGGCTACCAACGCCAGCCGCGTTTTGGGCTTGGGTTGGGGCCTGGCGGTCATGCTTTTGGATGTGGGCAAGGGGCTTTTGGCCGTGTGGTTGGCCACCCGAATTACCGGGAATCCAGCTTGGCACGCTGCGGCCCTGTGTTCGGCGGCAGTAGGGCATTGCTTTCCTCTTTGGCTTTCGTTCCACGGGGGCAAGGGCCTGGCCACCACCGGCGGCGGTCTGCTACTGCTTTCCCCTTTGAGCCTGGCCTTGAGCTTTGGCGTTTGGCTTTTGGGGCTTTTGGCCTTTCGCGTGGTGGCGGTGGCTTCAAGCCTCACCGTGGCGCTTTTGCCGGTGGTCTTTTGGTACGTGAAAAAGCCCAGCTTGCTGGCGGAGCTTCCGGTGGTGGTGCTGAGCGTGGTGCTGCTTTTCAAGCACGCCCCAAACCTGCGCCGGTGGGTGCGGGGTGAGGAGCCGAAGGTGGGAGGGAAGCCATGA
- the thpR gene encoding RNA 2',3'-cyclic phosphodiesterase codes for MRCFLAVELPQAQKATVMAGLARLKGKLPAARWVRPEGLHITLKFLGEQSEAQAASFLEALTQLLTEVPAEVKVSLHGGGFFPNAARPRVAWLGGQAPGLEAWAEASEEAASLIGVAREARPFSLHVTLARLERPWPEVACQRFLQEVASWQLAPFVAREVVLFESTLGPGGAVYSERARIPVGRP; via the coding sequence ATGAGGTGTTTTCTAGCGGTGGAGCTTCCACAGGCGCAAAAGGCCACGGTCATGGCGGGGCTGGCCAGGCTCAAGGGCAAGCTGCCGGCGGCGCGCTGGGTGCGCCCGGAGGGCCTGCACATCACCTTGAAGTTCTTGGGGGAGCAGTCGGAAGCGCAGGCCGCTTCGTTTCTGGAAGCCCTGACCCAGCTTTTGACGGAAGTCCCCGCTGAAGTAAAGGTAAGCCTCCACGGAGGCGGTTTTTTCCCAAACGCCGCAAGACCACGGGTGGCGTGGCTGGGGGGGCAGGCGCCGGGTCTGGAGGCGTGGGCGGAAGCCAGCGAGGAAGCGGCTTCTTTGATTGGCGTGGCGCGGGAGGCAAGGCCCTTTTCCCTGCACGTGACCCTGGCCCGCCTGGAAAGGCCCTGGCCGGAAGTGGCCTGTCAGCGCTTCCTTCAGGAGGTGGCTTCCTGGCAACTGGCCCCGTTTGTGGCCCGGGAGGTGGTGCTTTTTGAAAGCACCTTGGGCCCCGGAGGGGCGGTGTACAGCGAAAGAGCCAGGATTCCGGTAGGGCGGCCATGA
- a CDS encoding competence/damage-inducible protein A, translating into MGAFSRAAFLAVGSELLRTSRLDTNSLFVAAKLAACGVEMTEKRCVGDDAQAIAGAVSDLLTRADLVVVSGGLGPTADDVTREGVAAALQRKLHLDQELFALLQERYRRLGRSMPSIAARMAYLVEGAQVLPNPRGTAPGQWLEVGSRALVLLPGVPEELETIFALHVLPRIQGKPILVRTLKVAGRFESEVEQRVSDLYRRFGREKITILAGRGTVELVLYAEGPSELAAMEQAFAEVLGADIFGRDEATLPQVVLEALKSRGWMLATAESCTGGMVGSALTQVPGASEAYLGGVVAYANTVKVRLLGVPEEVLATHGAVSREVAEAMALGACRLGAQCGLAITGIAGPAGGTPEKPVGTVHVAVAIPGQLQHRRFLFGGSRQTIRELAANFALDLLRRVLKGAA; encoded by the coding sequence ATGGGTGCCTTCTCGCGGGCGGCTTTCCTGGCGGTGGGCTCGGAGCTGCTGCGCACCTCCCGCCTGGACACCAACTCCCTTTTTGTGGCTGCCAAGCTGGCCGCTTGCGGGGTCGAAATGACCGAAAAGCGGTGCGTGGGGGATGATGCCCAGGCCATTGCCGGTGCGGTTTCTGACCTGTTGACCCGGGCGGACCTGGTGGTGGTCTCCGGGGGGCTGGGTCCCACCGCCGATGACGTCACCCGGGAGGGGGTGGCTGCCGCCTTGCAGCGGAAGCTGCACCTTGACCAGGAGCTTTTTGCCCTCCTCCAGGAGCGCTACCGCCGCCTGGGCCGCAGCATGCCCAGCATTGCCGCACGCATGGCCTACCTGGTGGAGGGCGCCCAGGTGCTGCCCAACCCGCGGGGCACCGCCCCGGGCCAGTGGCTGGAGGTGGGCTCGCGGGCGCTGGTGCTCCTCCCTGGCGTTCCCGAGGAGCTGGAGACCATCTTTGCCCTGCACGTGCTCCCCCGGATTCAAGGAAAGCCCATCTTGGTGCGTACCTTGAAGGTAGCCGGGCGCTTCGAATCGGAGGTGGAGCAGCGGGTTTCCGACCTTTACCGCCGGTTTGGGCGGGAAAAGATCACGATTTTGGCGGGGCGGGGGACCGTGGAGCTGGTGCTTTACGCCGAAGGCCCCTCGGAGCTTGCGGCTATGGAGCAGGCGTTTGCCGAGGTGCTGGGCGCCGACATCTTCGGGCGGGACGAAGCCACGCTGCCGCAGGTGGTACTGGAGGCCCTCAAAAGCCGGGGCTGGATGCTGGCCACCGCCGAGTCCTGCACCGGTGGGATGGTGGGCTCGGCCTTAACGCAGGTGCCCGGGGCCAGCGAAGCCTACCTGGGCGGGGTGGTGGCTTACGCCAACACCGTCAAGGTGCGGCTTCTGGGGGTGCCCGAGGAGGTTTTGGCCACCCACGGGGCGGTGAGCCGGGAGGTGGCGGAAGCCATGGCGCTGGGGGCCTGCCGGTTGGGGGCCCAGTGCGGTCTGGCCATTACCGGCATTGCCGGCCCTGCCGGCGGTACCCCTGAAAAGCCCGTGGGTACCGTGCACGTGGCCGTGGCCATCCCCGGCCAGCTGCAGCACCGCCGTTTTCTCTTCGGGGGAAGCCGGCAGACCATCCGCGAGCTGGCGGCCAACTTTGCCCTGGATTTGCTGCGGCGGGTGCTGAAGGGGGCAGCATGA
- a CDS encoding Nif3-like dinuclear metal center hexameric protein, producing the protein MDRDELVAYLDEFLAVEDVPDESLNGLQVEGRAKISRVATAVSCSARFFTDAARWGADAVLVHHGLLWRGQVERVRGSLRQRLAVLLAEELNLLAYHLPLDRHPEVGNAAVLARQLGLEGLEPFGVFHGFAIGWAGVFNRPQTLEELARRLELLTGQEPLVFPGHGERVSSVGIVTGSGAGAFAEAVETGLDALVVGDPKEWVMHRAEEEGVHVVACGHYASERFGVQALGAHLEEKLGLEVQFFDYPNPA; encoded by the coding sequence ATGGACCGCGACGAGCTGGTTGCTTACCTGGACGAGTTTCTGGCGGTGGAAGACGTACCCGACGAAAGCCTCAACGGCCTGCAGGTGGAGGGAAGGGCCAAGATCAGCCGGGTGGCCACTGCGGTTTCCTGTAGCGCGCGCTTCTTCACCGATGCCGCCCGCTGGGGAGCCGATGCCGTGCTGGTGCACCACGGCCTTTTGTGGCGGGGCCAGGTGGAGCGGGTGCGGGGGAGCTTGCGCCAGCGTTTGGCGGTTCTGCTGGCGGAAGAGCTTAACCTCCTCGCTTACCACTTGCCCTTGGACCGGCACCCCGAGGTGGGGAACGCCGCCGTGCTGGCCCGCCAGCTGGGGCTGGAGGGGCTTGAACCCTTTGGGGTTTTTCACGGCTTCGCCATTGGCTGGGCAGGGGTTTTCAACCGGCCGCAAACGCTGGAAGAGCTGGCCCGGCGGCTGGAGCTGCTCACCGGACAAGAGCCCCTGGTCTTTCCAGGGCATGGCGAACGGGTGAGCTCGGTGGGGATCGTCACCGGCAGCGGTGCGGGAGCTTTTGCCGAGGCGGTGGAAACCGGCCTCGATGCGCTGGTGGTGGGCGACCCCAAGGAGTGGGTCATGCACCGGGCCGAGGAAGAGGGGGTGCACGTGGTGGCGTGCGGCCACTACGCCTCCGAGCGGTTTGGCGTGCAAGCTTTGGGCGCGCACCTGGAAGAAAAGCTGGGGCTGGAGGTGCAGTTCTTCGACTACCCCAACCCCGCGTAA